agagagagaggcagcggcAGATATGGTGCTGATGTTTATCTCTTAACAGCAGAAAAGCCTAACTTCATTAATCCTGTAGGCAAAGTGAAGTAGTCATATTTGCAAAAAGTATTGCTCATATGATTGCTTTTCCTCTCCATTGATAACTTTATAATTCTTTTAAGGAACACTTTGTCTTATTGAATAGATGTAGTACTTAGTGCTTATCTCCTCTATGATCTCCTCTATGGTCTCCTCTATGATCTCTATGATCTCCTCTATGATCTCCTCTATGATCTCTATGGTCTCTATGATCTCTATGATCTCCTCTATGATCTCCTCTATGATCTCTATGATCTCCTCTATGATCTCCTCTATGATCTCTATGGTCTCAGATCTCCTCTATGGTCTCCTCTATGATCTCCTCTATGGTCTCCTCTATGATCTCTATGATCTCTATGGTCTCCTCTATGATCTCTATGGTCTCCTCTATGATCTCCTCTATGATCTCTATGGTCTCAGATCTCCTCTATGGTCTCCTCTATGATCTCCTCTATGGTCTCCTCTATGATCTCTATGGTCTTCTCTAAGGTCTCCCACTGTCCTGAAGCTTGAGTGTTGATCCTCACTCGTAAGtggctttgaataaaagcgaaTGTAAATGTTCTTCTCAAAACCCTCCGTCCTGATtctgtcacttttttttttgtgatcgaTCTTACTGACACAATTTCTCAAACCTCTGCTAACAATATTTTCAAACGATGGAAAGTTTTGGACAGGCGATGGAGTACTCGATCGATATTCAGTGCTGTTCCTCATCAGAGCTGTACTCTCCACGGTTCTGACGTGCCGTCTCCCAAAGATCATGCTTGTGCGACAGCAGTTAAAAAAATCCATTCAAAAGGCTTTAGTTAATCTGGCCCTAAGACGCTTGTTTTGGGAGTGACATGGGTATTGAATTattgctttttttaaatcatgtttgtctctcttttttgttgttttctttctctccacttgCTCTTCATCCCgccttatctctctctatcgctctctctttctctctctctctctttctctctctctgatttcaGTTTGCAATTTCAAAAGCTATATTGGCATAACAAATCTATATATTTCTATAGCCTCGGTATTCACTAAGTATGCAGTGCTATACGTTCAATTTAAACCATCAAACcatttcttcctccctccctctcttcctccctataTCTTTCCctctattcctccctctcttcctccctctatctcaccCTTCTCTGTATATCAGTCCCACCAGGATTTCACAATTTTCTGGTGGTGATTTCTTAAAAAGAACTGCAATCATTTtgcaatgtttgtttttcattaaaCCTCACTGAAACTTCACATATACTATCAAACTAATTAATCAGAGATAAAAAATCACATCAGACAGATTAGGCTACCTATTTtagttttgtgtgggtgtgtgtgtgtgtgtgtgtgtgtgtgtgtgtgtgtgtgtgtgtgttattgtcttCATGTCATGCTCTCAATTTAGATGTTATCTGATGTTACAAGTTCTGATATGGTCCTTTAAATGATACTGGAAGGttattgaaatgtaaaaaaattgGTTGGTGACTAGTACtgttcaataataataatcattcaatcttatatagtgcttctctaaatacccgaagtcgctttacagagtccagagtccagtagtcattcatacatacacagtcataccagtggtggtaagctacatcagtagccacagctgccctggggcagactgacagaattTGTTTACCATTCCGGGCATTACCGATATTCTATTCATACAAATAAttcatatttattcatattcattaatGCATGAATTTAGAAAGGGACTATTGTTTTGGAAAGCCATCTCCGTGCAAGGCGAATGGCGGAATAATCAGTTGAATCAAAGGCTGTGCATCTGGGCACCTATCTAAAGTCTTTGATTGAATGCGGTAGTATGCTTTAGTTATATGTCAAGGTTCGAGCACTATTTACAGTCTCACACCTGAATACAGGACAGTACAAGGCAGAATGACATAAAATGCATTTAGTTCatttcactttcaataacaGGTAACAGTCTACAGATCTAGCTGTGTTGTGAATGTCCTTGTCAAGCGAATGTCCTATATCAAGCTAAATTCACCGCAGCCGTCAGTCCATCACGCACCTGACACCGAACGAATGGGACCTGGGACACTGGCAGTGGTtgagacagagtgtgacagACTGTGACAGACTGTGACAGACTGTGCATCACCTTATACCACCGCCATGTGCAATTTATGTGGTACATAAGCGAAATATGAAGCATCCTGAAAAAGTTTTGAATTATGCAAGTGCTGAATCGAGACTGATATATCTCTCTCATCTTGTCTGTTGGAGTTTTAATGTTGTTTGAGTTGTATTGGTGGAATTGTGTGAGTAAGTTAGACAATAGTgttaaacatctctctctctgtccctctctctccccactactctctctctctttctctctccccctcctactctctccctctctctccctctctctctctctctctctctctctctctctttctctccatcccttcttcAGGACAAATGACATAGGATGAACACTGCTGGCcagctctgcctgtctgtgctgtgctcccTGCTGGCGTGGGTGGTGGGGCTCCCGGAGGGCCCGTTCGGCCCCTGCTCCTCCTTGGTGTCGGGGGTGCTGTACGGCTCCTTCTCCCTGCGGGACCTCTTCCCGGGCCCCCTGTCCCTGGCCACCGGCTGCTCGTGGACGGTGGAGAACCCGGACCCCACCAAGTACTCCTCTACTTCCGCTTCAACCAGCATCCGGAGGTTTGCCACGGCTTCTCCCCCGCCGTGCTGCCGCTCGATCACTACCTGGCCAACCAGACGTGCGCCCCCACCGGGCAGCCGCTGGACCCCGAGGCCGTGGAACTGTGCCGGAGCCCGGCGCCTCACACCTTCCTCCAGTTCGACAAGAACTTCGTGCAGCTGTGCCTGACGGCGCAGCCGCCGACGCATCCCGTTGCCGAGGCGACCAAGGATGCCGACGGCTACGGTGACAGTGGCGGCGGTGACCGAGGAGAGGATGACGGTTCCCGGGAGCAGAGGAGGGAGCGGGCGACGGCGGCGCCGACGGCGAGACCGCTGGTCGGCTTGGAAACGCTGGACTTCCGCCTGGTGGAGGTGCTGCTGATCAACAACGAGAACTCGTCACGGTTCACGTGCGGCGTGCTGTGCCGCTGGTTCGAGGAGTGTGTGCTCATGTCCGGCAGGCAGCCGGAGGACGGCTGCAGCATCACGCAGACGGGGTGTGTTTGCCCCAATGCTGGCCCCCCCGCCACGGACACCCTGCCCCCGGAACCCccccacaactacacacactaccccgTCTCCAACGTCCTCCTCACCCCGCCCGATGACTGCTGCGTCACCCAGACACACCCCAACAACGCTATCGCCATAGCGCCCAGGGATGTACGCCAAGGTAAGGCTGGCTGCTGTTTCCTCATTCCATCCTGACTATCTGTTGGTTGTCAATCATCAGAGCTCCGCCCCGGTTCTGCTGTTCCTCTTCCTTCCATTCCTGGGTTCTCTGGGTGTGCTGCTGGCCTTTGATGCGGAGTCCAGCAGTGTGTTTTAGAAGGCGAACCCAGGGAAAGGTCTTGTTTGGCCTTCCAGTGGTTATGGCAGGGGTGGTGTTGTGCTCAGTGTGCAGTCTTCACATTTCCCAGGGTtcctcactcagtcactcaaacactcacataatCACTGACTGGCCTTTAATTAAAGCAGGGTGTGGGGATGCGTTAAAGGTAATTTAAGACTAGGCCAATTAGTGCGTATGTTAGTAAAATGTTAATCAGACGTTGAGGCTTTGATGATTTTTGATGAGACCCCTCTGAAGTAAGGGGCTTATGGTGTGCAGCCTGGCTCATCACAAgcatgacctctctctctctctctctctctctctctctctctctttctctctttctctctttctcactctgtctttctcgtccatcattctctctctgtctcacttctcTATATCTCTTCTTAGTTCCATTTCCgtctacttctctctctgtcttttctccgtttccctcctctcttagctctccatctctctctctctctctatctctctctctatctctctctttcgctcctctgctctctcttgcaTCCTCCCATTCTGTGGGATGTCAGCAGCGGTTGTTGGTGCATTCAGTGTAAaatctcagatgtgtgtggaaGCATTCACATGTCAAGTATAGGTAGGAGTCactgccactctgtgtgtgtgtgtgtgtgtgtgtgtgtgtgtgtgtgtgtgtgtgtgtgtgtgtgtgtgtgtggccctgttTGCCCTCGCTCCGTGTTAAGTATTGGTTGGTGACTGCGGGGGCATCCAACTGATGTTCTCTAACAAGAATACAATCTTCAAATCAGAGACTCAAGCCCTGTCTGTAATCTGGTCACcactctgcccacacacacacacactcacacagacacacacacacacacacacacacacacacaaacacacacacacacacacacacacacacacacaccttacacacctTCTATTTAGCTGCCCTCCAAGACATAATCTAATCTACAAGGCCAGAAGGGAGGTTATCAGGCAATGCAGAGGATGGACACTATTGATAACACTcattatcacagacacacacacacacacacacacacacacacacacacagagaaaagaagatAGGGAGAGTATGgagtgatgaagatgaagagagcagagaatggAGGGGTGGAGATGAGAGGTGGATAGAGAATAAGCGTGGAAGTGGAAAGAGGACAAAGAATGAGGGTTTGGAAGAGACAtgcagcattgtgtgtgtgtatgtgtgtgtgtctgtctgtgtgtgtgtgtgtgtgtgtatgtgtgtgtgtgggtggatgtgtgtgtgtgtgtgtgtgtgtgtttgtccctggctttctcctctgcctctcaacCAAAGCCACTTTGCCCATGTTTCATCCTCCCGTGAGCCTTTGCAACGACTGAGCTCTTTGGcagcatgtctctctttctctgtctct
The sequence above is drawn from the Clupea harengus chromosome 19, Ch_v2.0.2, whole genome shotgun sequence genome and encodes:
- the LOC116225074 gene encoding adhesion G protein-coupled receptor B2-like, coding for MVSSMISMISSMISSMISMVSMISMISSMISSMISMISSMISSMISMISSMVSSMISSMVSSMISMVFSKDEHCWPALPVCAVLPAGVGGGAPGGPVRPLLLLGVGGAVRLLLPAGPLPGPPVPGHRLLVDGGEPGPHQVLLYFRFNQHPEVCHGFSPAVLPLDHYLANQTCAPTGQPLDPEAVELCRSPAPHTFLQFDKNFVQLCLTAQPPTHPVAEATKDADGYGDSGGGDRGEDDGSREQRRERATAAPTARPLVGLETLDFRLVEVLLINNENSSRFTCGVLCRWFEECVLMSGRQPEDGCSITQTGCVCPNAGPPATDTLPPEPPHNYTHYPVSNVLLTPPDDCCVTQTHPNNAIAIAPRDVRQDPDDEDQKVKTQRPRSADQPGVFQAQTGDPAAEEWSQWSVCSLTCGQGWQVRTRSCVSSPYGTLCSGPLRETRQCNNTATCPGEPRHQSVQGLWEEWSSWSLCSVTCGRGSRTRSRSCVEPQHSSATCRGPEVQSKLCNIAVCPGQ